A region of Mammaliicoccus sp. Dog046 DNA encodes the following proteins:
- a CDS encoding carboxymuconolactone decarboxylase family protein, with protein sequence MVLLNNSTLGNTPFQKILGHNRKIYNSWNELSNVLENEGYLSMSLKEELRRILAQKNGCQYCKAKGKPTHQFTDEKSSVCIGFVEVYLKMKENIPSYIIETLKETLTDEELIELITFTLFTTAQQHFGSILQIGVK encoded by the coding sequence TTGGTTTTATTAAATAACAGTACTTTAGGGAATACACCTTTTCAGAAAATATTAGGTCATAATCGAAAAATCTATAATTCTTGGAATGAATTATCTAATGTATTAGAAAATGAAGGATATTTGTCTATGTCTTTAAAAGAAGAACTGAGAAGAATCCTTGCACAAAAGAATGGTTGTCAATATTGTAAAGCTAAAGGTAAACCAACGCATCAATTTACTGATGAAAAGTCATCTGTATGTATAGGTTTTGTAGAAGTATACTTAAAAATGAAAGAAAACATTCCGAGTTATATTATAGAAACTTTAAAAGAAACACTAACCGATGAAGAATTAATAGAGTTAATCACATTTACTTTATTTACAACTGCCCAACAACATTTCGGTTCTATTTTACAAATAGGTGTTAAATAA
- a CDS encoding Lrp/AsnC family transcriptional regulator, translating into MNDFINEKILKILGENSRITINELSKQINLSAPATRERVNKLEDQNIISAYTIDINYKELGYQIEALIEIVIKNNLYSDFKNYINKIDNVDFCYRISGDACFICKVRFKSMEEVEQFIDGIQPYGHTKTNFILS; encoded by the coding sequence ATGAATGACTTTATAAATGAAAAAATACTAAAAATTTTAGGTGAAAATAGTAGAATAACTATTAATGAGTTAAGTAAACAGATAAATCTTTCTGCACCAGCAACACGAGAGCGTGTGAATAAATTGGAAGATCAAAATATAATAAGCGCTTATACTATAGATATAAACTACAAAGAATTGGGCTATCAAATTGAAGCACTAATAGAAATAGTTATAAAAAATAATTTGTATAGTGATTTTAAAAATTACATAAATAAAATAGATAATGTAGATTTCTGCTATAGAATATCAGGAGATGCTTGTTTTATTTGTAAAGTAAGATTCAAGTCAATGGAAGAAGTAGAGCAATTTATAGATGGAATTCAACCATATGGTCATACTAAAACGAACTTCATACTCTCTTGA